One part of the Leclercia sp. LSNIH1 genome encodes these proteins:
- a CDS encoding YceO family protein gives MRRIVNYLVNNIREHLMLYILLWSLLAVLDILYIVFF, from the coding sequence ATGCGTCGTATCGTTAACTATCTGGTCAATAATATTCGCGAGCACCTGATGCTCTATATTTTGCTGTGGTCGCTGTTAGCAGTCCTCGATATTCTTTACATTGTATTTTTCTGA
- the flgB gene encoding flagellar basal body rod protein FlgB, which yields MLDKLDAALRFQQEALNLRAQRQEILAANIANADTPGFQARDIDFSSELKKVMERGRAENSGVALALTSARHIPAQTVTTPSIDLLYRIPDQPSLDGNTVDMDRERTQFADNSLQYQMGLTVLGGQIKGMMNVLQGGNG from the coding sequence ATGCTCGATAAACTCGACGCCGCGCTACGTTTTCAGCAGGAAGCGCTCAACTTACGCGCCCAGCGTCAGGAGATTCTGGCCGCCAATATCGCTAACGCCGACACCCCCGGGTTTCAGGCGCGCGATATCGATTTTTCCAGTGAATTAAAGAAAGTGATGGAGCGCGGTCGGGCCGAAAATAGCGGTGTCGCCCTTGCGCTGACGTCTGCACGCCACATTCCCGCACAGACCGTGACCACCCCGAGTATCGATTTACTTTATCGCATTCCCGATCAGCCATCCCTGGACGGTAACACCGTCGATATGGACCGGGAGCGTACGCAGTTCGCCGATAACAGCCTGCAGTACCAGATGGGGCTGACCGTTCTCGGCGGGCAGATTAAAGGCATGATGAATGTTCTGCAGGGAGGCAATGGTTAA
- the dinI gene encoding DNA damage-inducible protein I has protein sequence MRIEVIIARTTPLPAGALDALAGELSRRINNSFPEREGAVTVRYAGSNNLSVIGGAKDDKERISEILQETWESADDWFITD, from the coding sequence ATGCGTATTGAAGTGATCATTGCCAGAACAACGCCTTTGCCTGCTGGTGCGCTGGACGCACTGGCGGGTGAATTATCCCGCCGTATAAACAACTCCTTTCCCGAACGCGAAGGTGCCGTCACCGTGCGTTATGCGGGGTCAAACAATCTCTCGGTCATCGGTGGCGCAAAAGATGATAAAGAGCGTATCAGCGAAATTTTACAGGAAACCTGGGAGAGCGCTGACGACTGGTTTATTACCGATTAA
- the murJ gene encoding murein biosynthesis integral membrane protein MurJ, with amino-acid sequence MNLLKSLAAVSSMTMFSRVLGFARDAIVARVFGAGMATDAFFVAFKLPNLLRRIFAEGAFSQAFVPILAEYKSKEGEDATRVFVAYVSGLLTLALAIVTVIGMLAAPWVIMVTAPGFADTADKFALTTQLLRITFPYILLISLASLVGAILNTWNRFSVPAFAPTFLNVSMIGFALFAAPHFHPPVLALAWAVTVGGVLQLAYQLPHLKKIGMLVLPRINLRDAGAMRVVKQMGPAILGVSVSQISLIINTIFASFLVSGSVSWMYYADRLMEFPSGVLGVALGTILLPSLSRSFASGNHDEYCRLMDWGLRLCFLLALPSAVALGILAKPLTVSLFQYGKFTAFDAAMTQRALIAYSVGLMGLIVVKVLAPGFYSRQDIKTPVKIAIVTLIMTQVMNLAFIGPLKHAGLSLSIGLAACLNAGLLYWQLRKQQIFTPQPGWSRFLLRLVIAVLVMAAALVGMLYVMPDWSLGTMPYRLLRLMAVVLVGVVAYFATLAVLGFKVKEFARRTA; translated from the coding sequence ATGAACCTATTAAAATCGCTGGCCGCCGTCAGCTCGATGACCATGTTTTCGCGCGTGCTGGGTTTTGCGCGCGACGCCATTGTGGCGCGGGTCTTTGGCGCAGGGATGGCCACTGACGCCTTTTTTGTCGCGTTCAAACTGCCCAACCTGCTGCGTCGAATTTTTGCCGAAGGCGCCTTTTCCCAGGCGTTCGTGCCTATCCTCGCGGAATATAAAAGTAAGGAGGGTGAAGACGCCACCAGGGTCTTTGTCGCGTATGTGTCGGGGCTGTTGACCCTCGCGCTGGCCATCGTCACCGTGATTGGGATGCTGGCGGCGCCCTGGGTGATCATGGTGACCGCCCCCGGCTTTGCCGATACCGCCGACAAGTTTGCCCTGACTACGCAGCTGCTGCGCATCACCTTTCCTTATATACTGCTGATCTCCCTGGCGTCGCTGGTCGGAGCCATCCTCAACACCTGGAACCGCTTCTCGGTACCGGCCTTTGCGCCCACCTTCCTTAACGTCAGCATGATCGGCTTTGCGCTGTTTGCCGCGCCGCATTTCCATCCGCCAGTACTGGCGCTGGCCTGGGCTGTGACGGTAGGGGGGGTACTCCAGCTGGCGTATCAGCTGCCGCACCTGAAGAAAATCGGCATGCTGGTCCTGCCGCGCATTAACCTGCGCGATGCCGGCGCGATGCGCGTGGTGAAGCAGATGGGGCCGGCGATCCTTGGCGTGTCGGTGAGCCAGATTTCACTCATCATCAACACCATCTTCGCCTCCTTCCTCGTCTCCGGGTCGGTTTCCTGGATGTACTACGCCGATCGCCTGATGGAGTTTCCCTCCGGGGTGCTGGGGGTGGCGCTGGGCACCATTTTACTGCCTTCACTCTCCCGCAGTTTCGCCAGTGGCAACCATGACGAATATTGCCGCCTGATGGACTGGGGGTTACGCCTCTGCTTCCTGCTGGCGCTGCCAAGCGCTGTAGCGCTGGGGATCCTGGCGAAACCGCTCACCGTCTCCCTGTTCCAGTACGGTAAATTTACCGCCTTTGATGCTGCCATGACCCAGCGGGCGCTGATCGCCTATTCCGTGGGACTGATGGGCCTTATCGTGGTGAAAGTGCTGGCCCCGGGCTTCTATTCGCGCCAGGACATCAAAACCCCGGTGAAGATCGCCATTGTGACGCTGATTATGACCCAGGTGATGAACCTCGCATTTATCGGTCCGCTGAAGCATGCCGGTCTGTCGTTATCCATCGGTCTGGCGGCCTGTCTCAACGCCGGGCTGCTCTACTGGCAGCTGCGTAAGCAGCAGATCTTTACCCCACAGCCGGGCTGGTCGCGCTTCCTGCTGCGTCTGGTGATTGCGGTGCTGGTAATGGCGGCCGCGCTGGTGGGGATGCTCTACGTAATGCCGGACTGGTCGCTGGGCACCATGCCATATCGTCTGCTGCGCCTGATGGCGGTCGTGCTGGTGGGGGTAGTGGCCTACTTTGCCACCCTCGCGGTGCTGGGCTTTAAGGTGAAAGAGTTTGCCCGCCGCACGGCGTAA
- a CDS encoding YceH family protein — protein sequence MKYQLSATEARVIGCLLEKQVTTPEQYPLSVNAVTLACNQKTNREPVMNLAEHEVQDLLDALVKRHYLRTVSGFGNRVTKYEQRFCNSEFGALKLNSAEVALIATLLLRGAQTPGELRTRAARMHEFADMQEVEQTLEGLAAREDGPFVLRLAREPGKRESRYMHLFSGEVETAAAAETVAPATEETLLARVEALENEVEELKQRLDSLLAHLGD from the coding sequence ATGAAATATCAGTTAAGCGCCACTGAAGCGCGCGTCATTGGCTGCCTGCTGGAGAAGCAGGTCACGACGCCGGAGCAGTATCCGCTCTCGGTAAATGCGGTCACCCTGGCCTGCAACCAAAAAACCAACCGTGAACCGGTGATGAACCTTGCCGAACATGAGGTACAGGATCTGCTGGATGCGCTGGTGAAACGCCACTACCTGCGCACCGTCAGCGGCTTTGGCAATCGCGTCACCAAATATGAGCAGCGTTTTTGCAACTCCGAGTTTGGCGCCCTGAAGCTAAACTCCGCCGAAGTGGCGCTGATCGCCACCCTGCTGCTGCGCGGGGCACAGACCCCGGGCGAGCTGCGCACCCGGGCGGCGCGCATGCATGAATTCGCCGATATGCAGGAGGTGGAACAGACCCTCGAAGGCCTGGCGGCAAGAGAGGATGGCCCGTTTGTCCTGCGCCTGGCGCGGGAGCCGGGCAAGCGTGAAAGCCGCTATATGCATCTCTTCAGCGGAGAGGTTGAAACTGCCGCCGCCGCTGAGACAGTGGCTCCCGCCACGGAAGAAACCTTACTGGCCCGCGTTGAAGCGTTGGAAAACGAAGTCGAAGAACTGAAGCAGCGCCTCGATTCGCTGCTGGCACATCTGGGAGATTAA
- a CDS encoding Gfo/Idh/MocA family protein gives MTKLRVGVVGLGGIAQKAWLPVLSAASDWTLQGAWSPSRDKAIRICESLRMPYYESLQELARACDAVFVHTSTATHYQVVSELLHAGVHVCVDKPLADNLADAERLIELAAQKKRTLMVGFNRRFAPLYQQLKNGLQEAASLRMDKHRADSVGPNDLRFTLLDDYLHVVDTALWLAGDNARLTGGTLQTNEQGAMIYAEHHFSTGNMQITTSMHRRAGSQREWVQAVTDGALLDVTDMREWREERGAGVFTPAIPGWQSTLEQRGFAGCARHFIECVQNQTVPETSGEQAIRAQRIVEKLWRDAMSE, from the coding sequence GTGACAAAATTACGAGTGGGCGTGGTAGGGCTGGGGGGGATCGCCCAGAAAGCCTGGCTGCCGGTGCTGAGCGCCGCGTCAGACTGGACATTGCAGGGGGCCTGGTCACCCTCTCGGGATAAGGCGATCAGGATCTGTGAATCGCTGCGTATGCCTTACTATGAGTCGTTGCAGGAGCTGGCCCGCGCCTGTGATGCAGTCTTTGTCCATACTTCCACCGCCACCCATTACCAGGTGGTTAGCGAGCTACTGCATGCCGGGGTGCATGTCTGTGTTGATAAACCACTGGCGGACAATCTGGCCGACGCCGAGCGCCTGATTGAGCTCGCTGCACAGAAAAAACGCACCCTGATGGTCGGTTTCAACCGTCGCTTTGCGCCGCTCTATCAGCAGCTGAAAAATGGGCTTCAGGAGGCGGCATCCCTGCGGATGGATAAGCATCGCGCCGACAGCGTCGGCCCCAACGATCTGCGTTTTACCCTGCTGGATGATTATCTGCACGTGGTGGACACCGCGCTGTGGCTGGCGGGAGATAATGCGCGTCTCACCGGCGGCACGCTGCAAACCAACGAGCAGGGGGCGATGATCTATGCTGAGCACCATTTCAGCACGGGCAATATGCAGATCACCACCTCCATGCACCGCCGGGCAGGCAGCCAGCGGGAGTGGGTCCAGGCGGTAACGGACGGCGCGCTGCTGGACGTGACCGATATGCGCGAGTGGCGCGAAGAGCGGGGCGCTGGAGTGTTTACGCCGGCTATTCCTGGCTGGCAGAGCACCCTGGAGCAGCGTGGTTTTGCGGGCTGCGCGCGCCACTTTATTGAATGCGTGCAAAATCAGACGGTTCCTGAAACCTCGGGTGAACAGGCGATCCGTGCCCAGCGCATCGTGGAGAAGCTCTGGCGCGATGCCATGAGCGAATAA
- the rimJ gene encoding ribosomal protein S5-alanine N-acetyltransferase, with translation MFGYRSNVPKVRLTTDRLVVRLVHERDAWRLADYYAENRQFLKPWEPVRDESHCYPSGWQARLSMIAEFHKQGSAFYFALLDPDEKEIIGIANFSNVVRGSFHACYLGYSIGQKWQGQGLMFEALTSAIRYMQRTQHMHRIMANYMPHNQRSGGLLARLGFEKEGYAKDYLLIDGEWRDHVLTALTTKEWSAGR, from the coding sequence ATGTTTGGCTATCGCAGTAATGTGCCGAAAGTACGCCTGACGACCGACCGGCTGGTGGTTCGCCTCGTGCATGAGCGTGATGCCTGGCGTCTGGCGGACTACTACGCTGAGAATCGTCAGTTTTTAAAACCCTGGGAACCCGTGCGGGATGAGAGTCACTGCTATCCTTCCGGCTGGCAGGCCCGGCTGAGCATGATCGCCGAGTTTCACAAGCAGGGCTCAGCGTTCTACTTTGCCCTGCTGGACCCCGATGAAAAAGAGATCATTGGCATCGCCAACTTCTCTAACGTGGTGCGGGGCTCGTTTCATGCCTGCTATCTGGGGTACTCCATCGGGCAAAAATGGCAGGGGCAGGGGCTGATGTTTGAAGCGCTGACCTCGGCAATCCGCTATATGCAACGTACCCAGCACATGCACCGCATTATGGCCAACTATATGCCGCACAATCAGCGCAGCGGCGGTCTGCTGGCGCGCCTCGGATTTGAAAAGGAGGGCTACGCCAAAGATTACCTGCTGATTGACGGCGAATGGCGCGATCATGTCCTGACGGCGCTGACAACCAAAGAGTGGAGCGCGGGGCGCTAA
- the pyrC gene encoding dihydroorotase, translating into MTAQSQVLKIRRPDDWHIHLRDGDMLKTVVPYTSEIYGRAIVMPNLVPPVTTVDAAIAYRQRILDAVPAGHDFTPLMTCYLTDTLDANEIERGFSEGVFTAAKLYPANATTNSSHGVTSIDAIMPVLERMEKLGMPLLVHGEVTHADVDIFDREARFIETVMEPLRQRLPGLKVVFEHITTKDAAEYVRDGNELLAATITPQHLMFNRNHMLVGGVRPHLYCLPILKRNVHQQALRELVASGFARVFLGTDSAPHARHRKEASCGCAGCFNAPTALASYAQVFDEMNALQHFEAFCSLNGPRFYGLPVNEGVVELVREESSVVESIPLTDDTLIPFLAGETVQWTVKR; encoded by the coding sequence ATGACTGCACAATCCCAGGTTTTGAAAATCCGCCGCCCAGACGACTGGCATATCCATCTTCGCGATGGCGATATGCTGAAAACCGTCGTGCCGTATACCAGTGAAATTTATGGCCGCGCGATTGTCATGCCAAACCTGGTGCCGCCGGTCACCACGGTCGATGCGGCGATCGCCTATCGCCAGCGCATTCTTGATGCCGTGCCTGCCGGTCACGATTTTACCCCGCTGATGACCTGTTATCTGACCGACACGCTCGATGCGAATGAGATTGAGCGCGGCTTTAGCGAAGGGGTCTTTACCGCCGCCAAACTCTATCCGGCCAACGCCACCACCAACTCCAGCCACGGTGTCACCAGCATTGACGCGATTATGCCGGTGCTCGAGCGCATGGAAAAACTGGGGATGCCCCTGCTGGTGCACGGCGAAGTGACTCATGCCGACGTCGACATTTTCGACCGTGAAGCGCGTTTCATCGAAACCGTGATGGAGCCGCTGCGCCAGCGCCTGCCGGGTCTGAAAGTGGTGTTTGAACACATCACCACCAAAGATGCCGCGGAGTACGTGCGCGATGGCAACGAGCTCCTGGCGGCCACCATCACCCCGCAGCACCTGATGTTCAACCGCAACCATATGCTGGTAGGTGGCGTGCGTCCGCACCTCTACTGCCTGCCGATCCTCAAACGCAATGTCCACCAGCAAGCGCTGCGCGAGCTGGTTGCCAGCGGCTTTGCGCGCGTCTTCCTCGGCACCGACTCCGCGCCCCATGCCCGTCATCGTAAAGAGGCCAGCTGTGGCTGTGCAGGCTGCTTTAATGCCCCGACCGCCCTTGCCAGCTACGCGCAGGTTTTTGACGAGATGAATGCCCTGCAACATTTCGAGGCGTTCTGCTCCCTGAACGGGCCGCGTTTCTACGGTCTGCCGGTGAATGAGGGCGTTGTTGAGCTGGTGCGCGAAGAGAGCAGCGTCGTGGAATCCATCCCCCTGACTGACGACACCCTGATCCCCTTCCTCGCGGGTGAAACCGTTCAGTGGACAGTGAAGCGTTAA
- the flgN gene encoding flagella biosynthesis chaperone FlgN yields the protein MSRLTEIMDQMTVVLNDLKTVMDAEQQQLSAGNVHGSALQRITEDKSSLLATLDYLEQQRRSEQSARHSANDDVVERWQTITEKTQHLRDLNQHNGWLLEGQILRNQQALAVLKPHQETGLYGADGQTASSRSGGKKISI from the coding sequence ATGAGTCGTCTGACGGAAATAATGGATCAAATGACGGTCGTGTTGAACGACCTGAAAACGGTCATGGACGCCGAACAGCAGCAGCTCTCTGCCGGAAATGTTCATGGCAGCGCGCTGCAGCGCATTACAGAAGATAAAAGCTCACTGCTGGCCACGCTGGACTACCTTGAACAGCAGCGACGCAGCGAGCAATCCGCGCGCCATAGTGCAAATGATGATGTCGTCGAACGCTGGCAAACTATTACTGAAAAAACGCAGCATCTGCGCGATCTGAATCAGCACAACGGGTGGTTACTGGAAGGGCAGATCCTCCGTAACCAGCAGGCGCTTGCCGTGCTTAAGCCGCATCAGGAGACAGGACTGTATGGCGCCGATGGCCAGACAGCCAGCTCACGCAGCGGCGGAAAGAAAATTTCGATTTAA
- the mdtH gene encoding multidrug efflux MFS transporter MdtH yields the protein MSHISQARSLGKYFLLVDNMLVVLGFFVVFPLISIRFVDQMGWAALMVGIALGLRQFVQQGLGVFGGAIADRFGAKPMIVTGMLLRAAGFATMAIAHEPWLLWVSCIVSGLGGTLFDPPRTALVVKLIRPRHRGRFFSLLMMQDSAGAVVGALLGSWLLQYDFRLVCATGAVLFILCAAFNAWLLPAWKLSTVKAPVREGLDRVWRDKRFITYVLTLAGYYMLGVQVMLMLPIMVNDIAGSPAAVKWMYAIEACLSLTLLYPIARWSEKRFRLEHRLMAGLLLMSLSMLPIGMVSSLQQLFMLICTFYIGSIIAEPARETLSAELADPRARGSYMGFSRLGLAIGGALGYAGGGWLFDAGKAFNQPELPWVMLTLIGVTTFFALGWQFSHKRAAPGVLEPGA from the coding sequence ATGTCCCATATCTCACAGGCCCGGAGCCTGGGTAAATATTTCCTGCTTGTTGATAACATGCTGGTTGTACTCGGCTTTTTTGTCGTTTTCCCCCTCATCTCTATTCGCTTTGTCGATCAGATGGGCTGGGCAGCGTTGATGGTCGGCATTGCGCTGGGGCTGCGCCAGTTTGTCCAGCAGGGGCTGGGGGTGTTTGGCGGCGCGATTGCCGACCGCTTTGGCGCGAAACCGATGATTGTCACCGGCATGCTGCTGCGGGCGGCGGGTTTTGCCACGATGGCGATTGCCCATGAACCCTGGCTGCTATGGGTCTCCTGTATTGTTTCCGGGCTTGGCGGCACGCTGTTCGATCCGCCGCGCACGGCGCTCGTCGTGAAGCTGATCCGTCCCCGGCATCGCGGGCGTTTTTTCTCGCTGCTGATGATGCAGGACAGCGCGGGCGCGGTGGTGGGTGCGCTGCTGGGAAGCTGGCTGTTGCAGTACGATTTTCGGCTGGTCTGCGCCACTGGGGCGGTGCTGTTTATTCTGTGTGCGGCCTTTAACGCCTGGCTGCTGCCCGCCTGGAAGCTCTCCACCGTCAAAGCGCCGGTACGGGAGGGACTCGACCGCGTCTGGCGCGATAAACGTTTCATTACCTACGTGCTGACGCTGGCGGGCTATTACATGTTGGGCGTACAGGTGATGCTGATGCTGCCGATCATGGTTAACGATATCGCCGGATCGCCGGCGGCGGTGAAGTGGATGTACGCCATTGAGGCCTGCCTCTCCCTCACCCTCCTCTACCCTATTGCTCGCTGGAGCGAAAAACGCTTCCGCCTCGAGCATCGCTTGATGGCGGGCCTGCTGCTGATGTCCCTGAGTATGCTGCCCATTGGGATGGTGAGCTCCCTGCAACAGCTGTTTATGCTGATTTGTACCTTCTATATCGGCTCCATCATCGCCGAACCCGCCCGTGAAACGCTGAGCGCCGAGCTGGCCGATCCGCGCGCGCGGGGCAGCTATATGGGCTTCAGCCGTCTCGGTCTGGCGATTGGTGGCGCGCTGGGCTATGCCGGGGGCGGCTGGCTGTTCGATGCCGGGAAAGCCTTTAACCAGCCTGAACTGCCGTGGGTGATGCTGACTTTGATTGGGGTAACTACTTTCTTCGCGCTGGGCTGGCAGTTCAGCCACAAGCGCGCTGCACCCGGCGTGCTGGAGCCCGGAGCCTGA
- the bssS gene encoding biofilm formation regulator BssS: MEKNNEVIQTHPLVGWDISTVDSYDALMLRLHYQTPNHPDTEEAEVGQTLWLTTDVARQFISILEAGIAKIESSDYQENEYRRH, translated from the coding sequence ATGGAAAAGAATAATGAAGTCATCCAGACCCATCCGCTTGTAGGCTGGGATATCAGCACTGTAGATAGCTACGACGCACTGATGCTGCGTTTGCACTACCAGACTCCAAATCATCCTGACACTGAAGAAGCGGAAGTTGGGCAGACGTTGTGGTTAACCACAGATGTTGCACGCCAGTTTATTTCTATTTTAGAAGCCGGTATTGCAAAAATAGAATCCAGTGACTACCAGGAAAATGAGTACCGGCGACACTAG
- the flgA gene encoding flagellar basal body P-ring formation chaperone FlgA has product MALKRGFTATLLLWSALTQAQDLDAQLTTFFAQRLAGFSDEVSVQVRTPASMRPSCETPAFSVLGNTKLWGNVSVTARCGNEKRFIQVAVQATGDYVVASRSIPRGAALQPDSVTVKRGRLDQLPPRAILDINQVQNAVSLRDLVPGQPLQLSMLRQSWRIKAGQRVMVIASGDGFSVNGEGQALNNAAVAQNARVRMSSGQVVSGTVDSDGNILINL; this is encoded by the coding sequence ATGGCACTCAAACGTGGTTTCACCGCAACCCTGCTCCTCTGGAGCGCCCTCACGCAGGCGCAGGATCTTGATGCCCAGCTGACAACATTTTTTGCCCAGCGGCTGGCGGGGTTCAGCGATGAGGTTTCGGTGCAGGTTCGCACGCCAGCCAGCATGCGTCCTTCGTGCGAGACGCCTGCATTCAGCGTTCTCGGCAATACGAAGCTGTGGGGCAACGTCAGCGTTACCGCCCGATGTGGCAATGAAAAACGATTTATACAGGTTGCAGTTCAGGCCACGGGCGATTATGTTGTCGCGTCCCGGAGTATCCCCCGGGGTGCCGCCCTGCAGCCGGACAGCGTTACGGTGAAGCGCGGCAGGCTGGATCAGCTTCCGCCCCGGGCCATCCTGGACATTAACCAGGTGCAGAATGCCGTCAGCCTGCGCGATCTGGTGCCAGGGCAGCCTTTGCAGCTATCGATGCTGCGTCAGTCCTGGCGGATCAAAGCGGGGCAGCGGGTGATGGTTATCGCCAGCGGCGACGGCTTTAGCGTTAACGGTGAAGGTCAGGCGCTAAACAATGCGGCGGTTGCGCAAAACGCCCGGGTGAGAATGTCTTCGGGCCAGGTGGTGAGCGGAACGGTGGATTCTGATGGGAATATTCTGATTAACCTATAA
- a CDS encoding lipoprotein: protein MKKIVIATALIISGLLVGCNQLTQYTVSEQEINQALQKRNNFAKDIGVPGVADAHIVLSNLASQIGREEPNKVMLSGDASLDMNSLFGSQKANIKLKLKALPVFNKDQGAIYLQQMEITDAVVSPEKMKPVLQTLMPYLNQSLQNYFNHQPAYILSEDNSKGEALAKKYAKGIEVKPGEIVIPFVD from the coding sequence ATGAAAAAGATTGTTATTGCCACTGCGTTGATCATCAGCGGTCTGCTGGTTGGTTGTAATCAGCTCACCCAGTACACGGTCAGTGAACAGGAGATTAACCAGGCCCTGCAGAAGCGCAATAACTTTGCGAAAGATATCGGTGTGCCCGGCGTCGCCGATGCGCATATCGTCCTGAGCAATCTTGCCAGCCAGATTGGCCGCGAAGAGCCGAACAAAGTGATGCTCTCCGGCGACGCCAGTCTGGACATGAATTCGCTGTTCGGCAGCCAGAAAGCCAATATTAAGCTGAAGTTAAAAGCGTTGCCGGTCTTCAATAAGGATCAGGGCGCCATCTACCTGCAACAGATGGAGATCACCGACGCCGTGGTCTCGCCGGAGAAGATGAAACCGGTTCTGCAGACGCTGATGCCATACCTGAATCAGTCCCTGCAAAACTACTTTAATCACCAGCCGGCTTATATCCTGAGCGAAGACAACAGCAAGGGCGAAGCGCTGGCGAAAAAATATGCAAAAGGTATCGAAGTGAAGCCGGGTGAGATTGTCATCCCCTTCGTCGATTAA
- the solA gene encoding N-methyl-L-tryptophan oxidase, whose protein sequence is MKYDLIIIGSGSVGAAAGYYATRAGQNVLMIDAHMPPHTEGSHHGDTRLMRHAYGEGERYVPLVLRAQALWDELVQISGEPVFERTGVVNLGPSDSPFLATVEQSARQFSLNLERLDAAAIMKRWPEINVPADYIGLYESGSGVLRSELAIKTWIALAKEAGCAQLFNCPVSAITHHEDGVTVDTPEGPYSASRLLVSAGTWVSRLVPGLPVQPVRKVFSWFQADGRYSHQNHFPAFTGELPDGDQFYGFPSEKDALKIGKHNGGQVINSPEERKPFGAYPGDGSEAFKFLRNVLPGIGGLLHGAACTYDNTPDEDFIIDTLPGHDNTLLITGLSGHGFKFASVLGEIAAQFSQNIAPPFDLTPFSLSRFSR, encoded by the coding sequence ATGAAATACGATCTTATTATTATTGGCAGCGGATCTGTCGGTGCGGCGGCAGGCTATTACGCAACGCGAGCCGGTCAGAACGTACTGATGATCGATGCCCATATGCCACCCCACACCGAAGGGAGCCACCACGGTGATACCCGTCTGATGCGCCACGCTTACGGCGAAGGTGAACGCTATGTGCCGCTGGTGTTACGGGCGCAGGCGCTGTGGGATGAACTGGTGCAAATCAGCGGTGAGCCGGTCTTTGAACGCACGGGGGTAGTCAATCTTGGGCCCTCCGACTCGCCATTTCTGGCGACCGTTGAACAGAGCGCCCGCCAGTTCAGCCTCAATCTTGAACGACTGGACGCGGCAGCGATCATGAAGCGCTGGCCTGAGATCAACGTCCCGGCGGACTATATCGGCCTGTATGAATCCGGGTCGGGCGTACTGCGCAGCGAACTGGCGATTAAAACCTGGATTGCGCTGGCCAAAGAGGCCGGTTGCGCCCAATTGTTTAACTGCCCGGTGAGCGCCATTACCCATCATGAGGACGGCGTCACCGTTGATACCCCGGAAGGCCCCTACAGCGCAAGCCGCCTGCTGGTAAGCGCCGGCACCTGGGTTTCACGTCTGGTTCCCGGCCTGCCGGTGCAGCCGGTACGCAAAGTTTTCTCCTGGTTCCAGGCTGACGGGCGCTACAGCCATCAGAATCACTTCCCTGCCTTTACCGGCGAACTGCCTGACGGCGACCAGTTTTACGGCTTCCCGTCCGAAAAAGATGCCCTGAAGATCGGCAAACATAACGGCGGGCAGGTGATTAACTCGCCGGAAGAGCGTAAGCCGTTTGGCGCGTATCCTGGGGATGGCTCTGAAGCATTCAAATTCCTGCGCAATGTACTGCCGGGTATCGGCGGCCTGTTACACGGTGCAGCCTGTACCTATGACAACACGCCGGACGAAGATTTCATCATCGATACCCTGCCGGGTCATGATAATACGCTGCTGATCACCGGCCTGAGCGGGCACGGGTTCAAGTTTGCCAGCGTGCTGGGTGAAATTGCCGCGCAATTCTCTCAGAATATCGCGCCGCCGTTTGATCTCACGCCTTTCTCCCTGTCTCGCTTTAGCCGATAA
- the flgM gene encoding flagellar biosynthesis anti-sigma factor FlgM, translating into MSIDRTSPLKPVSPVQPREMNDTATAKTRPQKSATANSTSVTLSDAQAKLMQPGSNDINMERVEALKTAIRNGELKMDTSKIADALIQDAQSFLE; encoded by the coding sequence ATGAGCATTGATCGTACATCGCCCCTGAAGCCGGTTAGCCCAGTTCAACCGCGCGAAATGAATGACACTGCCACTGCAAAGACTCGCCCGCAAAAATCGGCGACCGCCAACAGCACCAGCGTCACGCTGAGCGATGCCCAGGCGAAACTGATGCAGCCTGGTAGCAACGATATCAACATGGAGCGTGTTGAAGCGCTGAAAACCGCCATCCGCAATGGCGAGCTGAAAATGGATACCAGTAAAATCGCTGATGCGCTGATCCAGGATGCGCAAAGTTTCTTAGAGTAA